From Rubrivirga sp. SAORIC476, a single genomic window includes:
- a CDS encoding helix-turn-helix domain-containing protein, with product MESTFFARLDRIGREHAPTDLVENRVTFGAEHAAFSVYDTVRPAERVPLAADNPLYCGMVTGKKVVHTAAGLAIPFLPLESLVVPTGQTIEIDFPGASDDAPTKCLTIEIDRARVRAVAARLNESAPRTKESGDWRYDDDAVCHFMNTPGIEHTVRQLVGLFVEDAPDKDLLIDLGVQELVVRMLRVEARRLLLEESERQAARHGLAAAAEVAKRRMHEPLRVADLAEAACMSEPTFYRAWRNEFGITPVAYLTRLRIDRAKQLLADPERSVTDVAASVGFGSVSHFIRVYREHVGTTPKQDQLARHAA from the coding sequence ATGGAATCGACGTTTTTCGCTCGTCTGGACCGCATCGGCCGCGAGCACGCCCCGACCGACCTCGTCGAGAACCGCGTCACGTTCGGCGCCGAGCACGCCGCGTTCTCCGTCTACGACACCGTCCGCCCCGCCGAGCGCGTGCCGCTCGCGGCCGACAACCCGCTCTACTGCGGCATGGTGACGGGCAAGAAGGTGGTCCACACGGCCGCCGGACTCGCGATCCCATTCCTGCCCCTGGAGTCGCTCGTCGTGCCGACCGGCCAGACCATCGAGATCGACTTCCCCGGCGCCAGCGACGACGCGCCGACGAAGTGCCTCACCATCGAGATCGACCGCGCCCGCGTGCGCGCCGTCGCCGCCCGCCTCAACGAGTCCGCGCCGCGAACCAAAGAATCCGGCGACTGGCGCTACGACGACGACGCGGTGTGCCACTTCATGAACACGCCCGGCATCGAGCACACCGTCCGCCAGCTCGTCGGGCTGTTCGTGGAGGACGCGCCCGACAAGGACCTGCTGATCGACCTCGGGGTGCAGGAGCTGGTGGTGCGGATGCTGCGCGTAGAGGCGCGGCGGCTGCTGCTGGAGGAGAGCGAGCGGCAGGCGGCGCGGCACGGCCTGGCGGCGGCGGCCGAGGTCGCGAAACGGCGGATGCACGAGCCCCTCCGCGTGGCCGACCTCGCCGAGGCGGCCTGCATGTCCGAGCCGACCTTCTATCGGGCGTGGCGCAACGAGTTCGGCATCACGCCGGTGGCCTACCTGACCCGCCTCCGCATCGACCGCGCGAAGCAACTCCTCGCCGACCCCGAGCGGAGCGTGACGGATGTGGCCGCCTCGGTGGGTTTCGGGTCGGTGAGTCACTTCATCCGTGTCTACCGCGAGCACGTCGGCACGACACCGAAGCAGGACCAACTCGCGCGCCACGCGGCCTGA
- a CDS encoding Gfo/Idh/MocA family protein yields the protein MSLSRPLRAGMVGGGPGAFIGDVHRRAMRMDGLATLVAGVFSSDPAKSRAHAATLGVERAYGSFEEMAEAEAQREDGIDVVSIVTPNWLHFPAAMAFIERGIHVVCDKPMTTTLEDAEALVRAVHAHGVTFALTHNYTGYPMVKQARAMIEAGDLGDVRKVVAEYSQGWLATPVEREGSKQAAWRTDPKKAGAGALGDIGSHAENLAAYVTGLHLDRMCADVRTFVEGRAVDDDANILVRYDGGAGGIVHCSQIAAGRENDLSLRVSGTKGSLTWNQEEPNALVFNPLEGQERVFRRGHDDLYPAATHASRLPPGHPEAFNEAFANVYSNALRTIAARKAGEEPDPLDLDFPTVEDGARGVHFILTALESGRQEAWVDASYTPPTA from the coding sequence GTGTCTCTCTCTCGACCCCTCCGCGCCGGCATGGTCGGCGGCGGCCCCGGCGCCTTCATCGGCGACGTCCACCGCCGCGCGATGCGCATGGACGGCCTCGCGACGCTCGTCGCGGGCGTCTTCTCCTCTGACCCCGCCAAGAGCCGCGCGCACGCGGCCACGCTGGGCGTCGAGCGCGCCTACGGCTCCTTCGAGGAGATGGCCGAGGCGGAGGCCCAGCGCGAGGACGGCATCGACGTGGTGTCGATCGTGACGCCCAACTGGCTCCACTTCCCGGCGGCGATGGCCTTCATCGAGCGTGGCATCCACGTGGTGTGTGACAAGCCGATGACGACGACGCTGGAGGACGCCGAGGCGCTCGTCCGCGCCGTCCACGCGCACGGTGTCACGTTCGCGCTGACGCACAACTACACAGGCTATCCGATGGTCAAGCAGGCCCGCGCGATGATCGAAGCGGGCGACCTCGGCGACGTCCGCAAGGTGGTCGCGGAGTACAGCCAGGGCTGGCTCGCGACGCCCGTCGAGCGCGAGGGCAGCAAGCAGGCCGCCTGGCGCACCGATCCCAAGAAGGCGGGCGCGGGCGCCCTCGGCGACATCGGCAGCCATGCCGAGAACCTCGCCGCCTACGTGACCGGACTCCACCTCGACCGCATGTGCGCCGACGTGCGCACCTTCGTGGAGGGCCGCGCCGTCGACGACGACGCCAACATCCTGGTCCGCTACGACGGCGGCGCGGGCGGCATCGTCCACTGCTCCCAGATCGCCGCCGGGCGCGAGAACGACCTCAGCCTGCGCGTCTCCGGCACCAAGGGCTCGCTGACGTGGAACCAGGAGGAGCCCAACGCGCTCGTCTTCAATCCACTGGAGGGGCAGGAGCGCGTCTTCCGTCGCGGGCACGACGACCTCTACCCGGCCGCCACGCACGCCAGTCGGCTCCCGCCCGGCCACCCCGAGGCGTTCAACGAGGCGTTCGCCAACGTCTACTCGAACGCGCTCCGCACCATCGCCGCCCGGAAGGCGGGGGAGGAGCCCGACCCGCTCGACCTCGACTTCCCGACCGTCGAGGACGGCGCCCGGGGCGTTCACTTCATCCTGACGGCGCTGGAGAGCGGCCGCCAGGAGGCCTGGGTGGACGCGAGCTACACGCCGCCCACTGCCTGA
- a CDS encoding HAD family phosphatase: MPHPTTVVFDLGAVLIDWDPRYAYRDLGGTEAEIEHFLAHVATSDWNRQFDAGRPFADGIAERKARFPEHADWLDAWWSHWPDMLGGPIHGTVDSLRELRDAGTPLYAITDWSAETFPIARERFDFLNWFEGIVVSGQKGVTKPDPAIYRHLTADFGVDPATAVFIDDKPANVAGAEALGFTGLHFTGPEALRADLIRLGLLPG, from the coding sequence ATGCCGCACCCTACGACCGTCGTCTTCGACCTCGGCGCGGTCCTGATCGACTGGGACCCGCGCTACGCGTACCGCGACCTCGGTGGCACCGAGGCCGAGATCGAGCACTTCCTGGCCCACGTCGCCACGTCGGACTGGAACCGCCAGTTCGACGCCGGGCGGCCGTTCGCCGACGGCATCGCCGAGCGCAAGGCGCGCTTCCCCGAGCACGCCGACTGGCTCGATGCGTGGTGGAGCCATTGGCCCGACATGCTGGGCGGCCCCATCCACGGGACCGTCGACAGTCTCCGCGAGCTGCGGGACGCCGGGACGCCGCTCTACGCGATCACCGACTGGTCCGCCGAGACGTTCCCCATCGCCCGCGAGCGGTTCGACTTCCTGAACTGGTTCGAGGGCATCGTGGTGTCGGGCCAGAAGGGCGTCACCAAGCCTGATCCGGCCATCTACCGGCACCTCACCGCCGACTTCGGCGTGGACCCGGCCACGGCGGTGTTCATCGACGACAAGCCCGCCAACGTCGCCGGGGCGGAGGCGCTCGGCTTCACCGGCCTCCACTTCACCGGCCCCGAGGCGCTTCGCGCCGACCTCATCCGCCTCGGTCTTCTGCCCGGCTGA
- a CDS encoding sugar phosphate isomerase/epimerase, with product MSRPVTLFTGQWADMPIAELAPKAASWGYDGLELATWGDHMDIHRVLDEDGYAESQTQLLADNGLSLYAISCHLVGQAVADAMIDGRHKAIVPPHVWGDGEPEGVRQRAAEEVIKTAEAAAKLGLDVITGFTGSPIWHLFYSWPPNLPEDIEAGFQETARRWTPILDRMQELGVRFALEVHPSEIAFDGPSWARALDAMGHHPMFGINFDPSHFGYQNADYVRFIRDHGERIFHVHMKDVWWSDVRTEAGTLGGHTEFGDPRRSWDFRSLGRGKIDFEDIIRALNDIGYTGPLSVEWEDMKMDREHGAAEAAAFVKRVDFPPSDIVFDQQFSKASE from the coding sequence ATGTCCCGCCCCGTCACCCTCTTCACCGGCCAGTGGGCCGACATGCCCATCGCCGAACTGGCGCCCAAGGCCGCGTCCTGGGGCTACGACGGCCTCGAACTCGCCACCTGGGGCGACCACATGGACATCCACCGCGTGCTCGACGAGGACGGCTACGCGGAGTCCCAGACGCAGCTCCTCGCCGACAACGGGCTGAGCCTCTACGCCATCTCGTGCCACCTCGTCGGGCAGGCCGTGGCGGACGCGATGATCGACGGCCGCCACAAGGCCATCGTGCCTCCCCACGTCTGGGGCGACGGCGAGCCCGAGGGCGTCCGCCAGCGCGCGGCCGAGGAGGTCATCAAGACGGCCGAGGCCGCCGCGAAGCTCGGCCTCGACGTGATCACGGGCTTCACCGGCTCGCCCATCTGGCACCTCTTCTACTCGTGGCCGCCGAACCTGCCCGAGGACATCGAGGCAGGCTTCCAGGAGACCGCGCGGCGCTGGACGCCCATCCTCGACCGGATGCAGGAGCTGGGCGTGCGGTTCGCCCTCGAAGTCCACCCCTCCGAGATCGCCTTCGACGGGCCGAGCTGGGCGCGCGCGCTGGACGCGATGGGCCACCACCCGATGTTCGGCATCAACTTCGACCCGAGCCACTTCGGCTACCAGAACGCCGACTACGTGCGGTTCATCCGCGACCACGGCGAGCGCATCTTCCACGTCCACATGAAGGACGTCTGGTGGTCCGACGTGCGCACCGAGGCGGGCACGCTCGGCGGCCACACCGAGTTCGGCGACCCGCGCCGCTCGTGGGACTTCCGCAGCCTGGGGCGCGGCAAGATCGACTTCGAGGACATCATCCGCGCGCTCAACGACATCGGCTACACCGGCCCGTTGTCGGTCGAGTGGGAGGACATGAAGATGGACCGCGAGCACGGCGCTGCCGAGGCGGCCGCCTTCGTCAAGCGCGTCGACTTCCCGCCGTCGGACATCGTCTTCGACCAGCAGTTCTCGAAGGCCTCCGAGTGA